One window of the SAR202 cluster bacterium genome contains the following:
- a CDS encoding IS110 family transposase codes for KVALVACMRKLLTILNAMLKHKTPWHLSPKVIYA; via the coding sequence AGAAGGTGGCCCTGGTGGCCTGCATGCGCAAGCTCCTTACCATCCTCAACGCTATGCTCAAACATAAGACCCCTTGGCATCTTTCTCCTAAGGTGATTTATGCCTAA